A single region of the Microbulbifer sp. MKSA007 genome encodes:
- a CDS encoding M20 family metallopeptidase, translating into MKKLLLPIAIGASLLATHASASDPKPQQLLENTESKVIEWRRHLHQNPELGNREFETAKYIEKHLRALGLEVETGIAHTGLVGFLRGGKPGPTVALRADMDALPVTERTDVPFASKARTTYQGKDVGVMHACGHDTHVAMLMGTAEVLAGLRDELAGNVLFIFQPAEEGAPDNEEGGAELMLKEGIFKKYKPDVAFGQHVTSSLPTGVIGYRSGPLMAAADEFRITINGRQTHGSRPWGGVDPIVAAAQVVMGTQAIVSRQIDITKEPAVVSFGRIDGGVRNNIIPDSVYLNGTIRNFDMDNRAEIFKRLKTTAELIAESSGASADVEILEGYPVTINNAELTEMALPILRSAVGDKNVVEVPKITGAEDFSYYANEVPGFFYFLGVTPRDQDASQAPSNHSPLFYVDEDALRKGTEALTLLTLDYMANYKKQ; encoded by the coding sequence GTGAAAAAACTGCTCCTGCCCATCGCAATCGGTGCATCGCTGCTAGCTACCCATGCTTCTGCAAGCGACCCTAAGCCTCAGCAATTGCTGGAAAACACTGAGTCCAAAGTGATTGAGTGGCGCCGCCACCTGCATCAGAACCCAGAACTGGGCAATCGCGAATTTGAAACAGCCAAATATATTGAAAAACACTTACGTGCACTGGGCCTTGAAGTTGAAACAGGTATCGCCCATACCGGCCTTGTGGGCTTTTTGAGAGGCGGCAAACCGGGACCAACTGTGGCCTTGCGCGCGGACATGGACGCTCTGCCAGTCACCGAGAGAACCGATGTGCCCTTCGCTTCCAAAGCGAGAACCACTTACCAAGGTAAAGATGTTGGCGTTATGCATGCCTGTGGCCACGATACCCATGTGGCCATGCTGATGGGCACTGCCGAGGTCCTGGCAGGCCTTCGCGATGAGCTGGCTGGAAACGTCTTGTTTATATTCCAGCCCGCAGAAGAAGGCGCACCGGACAATGAAGAAGGTGGCGCGGAGTTGATGCTCAAAGAAGGGATCTTCAAGAAGTACAAGCCGGACGTGGCCTTTGGCCAGCATGTCACTTCCTCGCTACCCACCGGCGTCATCGGCTATCGCTCGGGCCCGCTTATGGCCGCTGCCGATGAATTCCGTATTACCATCAATGGCCGCCAAACCCATGGCTCACGCCCCTGGGGTGGAGTGGACCCTATTGTCGCCGCCGCACAAGTCGTAATGGGCACCCAAGCCATTGTCAGCCGCCAGATCGACATCACCAAAGAGCCCGCAGTCGTTTCTTTCGGACGTATTGACGGTGGTGTCCGCAACAATATCATTCCCGATAGTGTCTATCTGAATGGCACCATCCGTAATTTTGATATGGATAACCGTGCAGAAATTTTCAAACGCTTAAAAACCACTGCGGAGTTAATTGCTGAAAGCTCCGGTGCAAGCGCAGATGTGGAGATTCTGGAAGGCTATCCGGTAACGATAAATAATGCAGAGCTGACAGAAATGGCACTGCCTATTCTGAGATCTGCTGTCGGCGACAAGAATGTTGTAGAAGTACCCAAAATCACGGGGGCAGAAGATTTCTCCTACTACGCCAATGAGGTCCCTGGCTTTTTCTACTTCCTAGGGGTAACTCCTAGAGATCAGGATGCCAGCCAAGCTCCAAGCAATCACTCACCCCTTTTCTATGTGGATGAGGATGCTTTGCGCAAGGGCACTGAAGCGCTGACTCTGTTAACTCTGGATTATATGGCGAACTATAAAAAACAGTAA